In Tachysurus fulvidraco isolate hzauxx_2018 chromosome 11, HZAU_PFXX_2.0, whole genome shotgun sequence, one DNA window encodes the following:
- the lyrm9 gene encoding LYR motif-containing protein 9, whose amino-acid sequence MVPLPGSELVRTPVQLYRYLLRCCKLLPGADIQTHYRHAVRQSYNSHTDEDDPDRVRMIIQRAISDADWILNKYIKNSGSPSQEKTRR is encoded by the exons ATGGTTCCACTTCCGGGTTCGGAGCTCGTGCGGACTCCGGTACAGCTTTACCGTTACCTGCTCCGGTGCTGCAAACTGCTGCCCGgtgcagacatacagacacactacCGACACGCTGTCCGACAG AGTTACAACAGCCACACCGATGAGGACGATCCGGATCGAGTCCGTATGATCATCCAGCGAGCTATTTCTGATGCTGACTGGATTTTAAACAAG tatattaaaaattCAGGATCTCCAAGTCAGGAAAAAACACGACGCTGA